CCGACGGCACCGGCAGCTTCACGCTGCCGTCCGGGCCTTCGAAAAGCCAGTGATCCACGGAGTAATGCGGCGCATTGAGACGGACCTGCGTGTGCTGCGCCAGTTCGTCCAGCGAGCGCGGGGCGCCATACCTGGCGAGATACTGGGGGGCTGCGCATAGCACCGACGCCATCCGGCAAATCCGCGCCGACACCAGCCCCGAATCGGGCAATTGCGCCGTCGCGAGCCGCAGCGACACGTCGATGTTCTCTTCCAGTAGATCGGGCACGCGCGAGGACAGCAATAAGTCGGCCTCGACGTCCGGGTACTGCTCAAGGAAGCGCGCCAGTGCGGGCACCACGAACACTTGCCCGAAGCTGGCTGGCGCGTGCAGACGCAGCGTGCCGCTGGGCGCGGCGCTCGCGGCCCCGGCTTCGGCCTCCGAGACATCGACCAGCGCAATGATGTCGCGGCAACGATCAAGGTAGCGCTTGCCTGCGTCAGTCAGGGCAAGCTTACGCGTCGTGCGATGCAGCAGCCGCGTACGCAGGTGCGCTTCGAGCTCGGAGATCGCCTTGGACACTTGAGGCGTGGTCATGTCGAGCGCGCGCGCCGCACCGGCAAAGCTCGCGACGTCGGCCACGCGTACGAAGATCCGCATGTTCTTTAAGGTGTTCATGGAAGGCGATGATATCGCGGGACGGGGATAGCACAGACGATGAAGCCACTGCGAGGACAAAGGCGTACCCGGCGAGATAACCGTCAGTCATATGCACGTGCGGCGATATTGGTTGGGATTGGCCTTCGCGCGAGGTATCCTAGCGGCCCGATCAGATGTATCTGAGCGCAATGAGCGCACTGATGGCCCTTTCG
This window of the Pandoraea sputorum genome carries:
- a CDS encoding LysR family transcriptional regulator; this translates as MNTLKNMRIFVRVADVASFAGAARALDMTTPQVSKAISELEAHLRTRLLHRTTRKLALTDAGKRYLDRCRDIIALVDVSEAEAGAASAAPSGTLRLHAPASFGQVFVVPALARFLEQYPDVEADLLLSSRVPDLLEENIDVSLRLATAQLPDSGLVSARICRMASVLCAAPQYLARYGAPRSLDELAQHTQVRLNAPHYSVDHWLFEGPDGSVKLPVPSGRLRVNTADSLAAALISGCGVGPVPLLSALSALRSGSLVRVLPEYELQGTNVYAVYASRLYLDAKVKTWIEFLRTFVEQALSAPDAAAIAQPLRSAGR